A single genomic interval of Eurosta solidaginis isolate ZX-2024a chromosome 3, ASM4086904v1, whole genome shotgun sequence harbors:
- the SIFa gene encoding neuropeptide SIFamide gives MRSFIAIITFVAFILAVIMSGFTEAAYRKPPFNGSIFGKRNSLEYDNSKAVTAMCEIALEACQTWFPQGESK, from the exons ATGCGTTCATTCATTGCTATCATCACATTTGTCGCCTTCATCTTAGCCGTCATTATGAGTGGTTTCACCGAAGCCGCTTACAGGAAGCCGCCATTCAATGGCAGCATTTTCGGCAAGCGCAATTCTTTGG AATACGACAATTCCAAAGCTGTGACTGCTATGTGCGAAATAGCTTTGGAGGCGTGTCAGACGTGGTTTCCACAAGGCGAAAGCAAATAA